From Longimicrobium sp.:
CCGAAGGATCTATCGCCCGTCGAGCACGTGAGCGGCGGGATTGCACCGGTGGCCTCGGTGCATTCCCTCCGCTGACGTGCGAAGCCGGCGATAGATCCTTCGGCCTGCAAATGCCTGCGCGAACGTCGATCGTGGTGTGGCCGGCCTCAGGATGACGTCTTTCTCGGGATGAGCGTGAAAAGAAGCGTGCCGGGGGTTACGACAGTGGTGGTGTGGCCTCCGAATGACGTCGGGGTGGGACAAAAGCGAGGCGCGGAGCCGGGGAGAACCATCTCCGCGGCTCCGCGCCTCCGCGTGAGACCGGCAGGGCTTGGTCAGGCCGGAACGGGTTCCGGCTCGGGCTCGGCGATGGCTTCCTTCATCTCGCTCCACCACTCCGCATCGGGGATCTCGGCGTACACGGGGTTGGAGAGGTAGCGCTCGCCGAAGTCGCAGATGATGGACACGATGAGCTTCCCCTCGTTCTCCGGCCGCGCGGCCACCTGCAGCGCCGCCCAGGTGATGGACCCCGACGAGATGCCGGCGAAGATCGCCTCCTCGCGCGCCAGCCGCCGCGCGGTGGCGATCGCGTCGTCGTTCGTCACCTGAACCACCTCGTCGTACACCGACGTGTCCAGGTTGCCGGGAACGAACCCCGTGCCGATCCCCTGCTGCTTGTGCGGCGACGGCTGCCCGCCCGAGAGCACCGGGCTTTCCGCCGGCTCCACGGCCACCACCTTCAGCTCCGGCTTGCGTTCCTTCAGGTAGCGCCCCGTGCCGGTGATCGTTCCGCCCGTTCCCACGCCGGCCACGAAGACGTCGATCTTCCCCTCCGTGTCCTCCCAGATCTCCGGCCCCGTCGTGCGGTAGTGGATGCGCGGGTTGGCCGGGTTGTCGAACTGGCGCGGGATCCACGCGCGGTCGCCCAGCTTCCCCGCGATCTCCTCCGCCCGGGCGATGGCGGCCTTCACCCCCTTGGCCCCCTCCGTCAGCACGATCTGCGCACCGAGCGAGCGCAGCATGCCGCGCCGCTCCACCGTCATCGTGTCGGGCATGGTGAAGATGCAGCGGTAGCCGCGCGCGGTGGCGGCGTATGCCAGCCCGATCCCCGTGTTGCCGCTGGTGGGCTCCACGATGATCATCCCCGGTCGCAGCCGCCCGCTCTCGATCGCGTCGTCCAGCATGGCCGCGCCGATGCGGTCCTTTACCGAGTTGAAGGGGTTGTACCCCTCGTGCTTCACCACGAGGCGCCCCGGCAGGCCGGCGGACAGGCGGTT
This genomic window contains:
- the cysK gene encoding cysteine synthase A, translating into MPRRRIYRDVTETFGDTPLIQLNRLSAGLPGRLVVKHEGYNPFNSVKDRIGAAMLDDAIESGRLRPGMIIVEPTSGNTGIGLAYAATARGYRCIFTMPDTMTVERRGMLRSLGAQIVLTEGAKGVKAAIARAEEIAGKLGDRAWIPRQFDNPANPRIHYRTTGPEIWEDTEGKIDVFVAGVGTGGTITGTGRYLKERKPELKVVAVEPAESPVLSGGQPSPHKQQGIGTGFVPGNLDTSVYDEVVQVTNDDAIATARRLAREEAIFAGISSGSITWAALQVAARPENEGKLIVSIICDFGERYLSNPVYAEIPDAEWWSEMKEAIAEPEPEPVPA